DNA sequence from the candidate division TA06 bacterium genome:
GGCCATTTCCCAACTGCCAGATTGTGGGGCCTCAACCATCTAGCCTATTTCCCACTCCATTTCAGGATTTTGATTACGGTCGCAGGGCTTCTCGTTTGCCTGCCGGCAATACGCACCCTAGCCCTCAGAACAATGGAGAGACTTTTAGCAGTAAGGATTCCACTTAACAAACACTTGCTCCATCTTAGCATCGCCATCGGTTCTCTTCCAGTCTTTTGGTTCTTCAGATCTTCGACACCGCTTCTCGGCGACGGAACTCTTCTGATTACTGAGTTGAATCAAGGGATCAGTACAGCGACAATTCGGAAAGAACCGCTCACGGTTCTTGTCAACTTCCATCTTTCTCGATTACTGAACCGATTTTTCAGTTGGGATGTGGAAACTACCTGTGCCGTAATTGGCTGTGTATTGGGGGTTCTCTTCGTCTTTTTGGTGTTGAGATTTTTGGATTTCCTGAAGGTCTCTTCAGCAACCAAGTGGTTATTCTTCACGGTCATAGTTATCATGGGAAGTTCTCAGTTGTTCTTCGGCTATCTTGAAAACTACACATTCCACTACGTGACAGTGTTCGCGTACATACTTTTGGGCATGCGCTTCATAAAGGGACGCCGACATCTTGTTCTGCCATTATTATTATTTCTTCTGTGCTTCGGCTTCCACAATCAGGCGGTGGTTCTGTCCCCTTCGCTCCTTTTTCTCTTGGTCTTCTCCCTCGGGAGGAGAAAGCCCATTGTCATGCGCTTTCTAACGTTCAGAAATGTTTGTGCCGGTGCAATCATAAGTCTGTTTGTCTTCGCTGGGATTTACTTCTTGAAGGGATTTCATATCGAGGGTGGCATTTTCTTACCGCTGATCCGACCCCTGGGAAGAGGCGACTTGTATACACTCTTCTCCGGCAACCATCTCATTGACATTGGCAATCAGCACCTCTTGATATCCTCATCCGGTATTATTCTGGTATCAGCGCTGATACTTTCCTCGTGGCGAAAGATTGACTGGAACGACCCCAACATCTCTTTTTTGTTTCTTGGCGCCTTCTATTTGCTAATTTTCAATTTCGTAGCGGATCCGGAGCTTGGGATGGCCAGGGATTGGGATCTATTTGCGACCAGTGGGATCGGCTACACCGTGCTCGCCGTCTTCCTCGTGACCAGGGTGGTGCGCGAAAAAAACTTTGCCCGGCACCTGGGGGTGGTTCTTGCTGGGACAGCAGTGGTCGCGGCGGTTCCTTGGTTCTTGATAAATGCCAACGAAAGCCGTTCCGTCGAAAGGTTCAAGAACCTCTTGGCACTTGGCGGCGAACGAACCGACTATGGGTATGAGGTCCTTGGTATTTTCTACAGAAAGAAAGGGATGACTGATGATGTCATCAGTGCGTTAGACAATGCCATCGAGGTCAATGCAGAAAACCCAAGATACTATATTATGCTGGGCAATGCCTACAAGAAAAAAGGACTATATGAACAGGCTATTTCTCAACACCGGCATGCAATTCAAATGAGACCCAATTACGCGCCGGCTTACATAAATCTTGGCTCTGTTTTTGCCAGGCAACACAGATATGAAGAAGCGTTGACAGCATACAAAAAAGCAGCCGAACTCGCGCCGAGAGTTCCCGAAACCTATAACAACATAGCCGACGCCTATTACCACATGGGGAAGTACGATCTAGCATGGAAGAATTTGAGAATTGCGGACAGTTTGGGGTTTGAAGTCAACCCAAAATTCATCAAGGCACTAGAACGAGTATCTGAAGAGCCGAAGTGATCCGGTTCCCGTGCTATGTGCCGTCCCCAAACGAGGCTCTGTGTTGTTGTTGGGGTGGGAGGGTATAGGATTTTCGTAGTTTAGATGGTGCAGAGGAGGGTTGGGGGGGATTTCGTGTGTTAGGGTATAGAGTACAGCGAGTATATAGGATGTTTTGAGAAATTTCTTGACAGCCCATAGTAAATCCGGTATACAATAGTACTTCAACAAACCACAGCGAACCTGACTGCCTTAAGCCGTAAAAAGTGTAACTTCCTCAAAGGGGGTAGTATGGTTAAGAAAAGTTTGTTTGTAGCGCTGGCACTTGCCGTGGTTGTGGTAGGCGCCATGGGATCATACAGGGCTACAAGTTCAAGGCCCGGTTTTCCTGACAGGCCTGTGACCGCCATGATGCCCGCGCCTGATGAAACCATCATCTATGACGACAGCCTGCTATTTCCTATCATGATTTTTGATGACATCGACAGATATTGGGCCGTTTATTTTCCTGCTAAGCCCGAAACTGCCTGTTCGGTGAAAGCCGGGCTAATAAGTATTTACGTGGGGCCTCCGACTGCCCCGGTGTGCAGTTTCTTTGTCTGGGACGAGGCTGGTGGGTTTCCAGGAGAGCCACCTGTACGTGAATCCACATTCATTCCAACTGGTTTTCCAGCGTGGGACAGAGTTGACGTAGAACCCGTTTATGTAACTGCGAGGGACTTCTACATTGGATATTGGCTTCCAAACGCAGGGTTTCCCGACCCGGAGCAGGACGTGCCGGCTTGCGACCTAAGTGGTCCAAGTGGACTCAGTTGGGTGTCGATGTTGCGGCCCTTTTGGGACCTTGTCCCGGTCATGTTCTTTGGATATATGGACCTGGGTATAAGAGCTATAGTCAGTTGTTACCCTCTTCCCCGGCACGACGTCGAACCGACGCAGCTTTTCGGGTTGCAGGATACTATTAACTGCGCCGATACTCTAAGATTAGAGGCCGAGGTGTTCAATCCTGGTGACTCGACCGAGAGCTTTGACGTGACCATAGAAATTGATACGACGGGCCTTCTTGTCTACACTAGCACGCGACCGGTCTCCAATCTGGTCCCGCTGGGCCGCGACACTGTTACATTCGATCCGGATTGGGTGGTTCCGGGAGTCGACAGTATGGACTACAGTGTTGTGGTCTATACGGAATTAGCCGGTGATGACAGCACAGAGAACGACACTCTCTTAGATTCGACATTCAGCTTCTGTGTGTGGATCGATGATGTGGGTCCACTGGGTCTCAATGCTCCTGGAGATTCCGTGTGGTGTGACTCCACTGTCGATGTCCAGGCCGCGGTACGCAACTACGGAAACCGATCCGAGACCTTTTACTTCAAAATCCTCATAGATGATTCTCTCGGAGCGCCTGTTTATGCCGAGAGCGTGAGTGTGACAAGTCTCACGCCTGGTGACTCCAACGTCGTATTCCCCCAGTGGCCGGTACCTGTTACCGACAGCATGAACTACACGGTCAGCATGATAACACTCTTGGCAGGGGATATAGATACGATAAACGACACTCTGATGGACGCGGTCTTCAGCAGATGCTTCTTCATAAGGGATGTTGGAGCCGTATCTGTTGTGATGCCGGGAGACACAGTGCTCTGCGACAGTGTATATACTCCCGAGGCTGAGGTCACGAACTATGGTGAGTTGACAGAAGACTTCGATGTTAAGTTCTTGATCGACACATCAGGGACCTACGTCTATGGAGACACATCAACAGTCTCCCTGCTAGCGCCTGCTGGGACTACAAATGTAACCTTCACGGGCTGGACAGTCCCTGTAGTGGCTGGCATTAACTACAACATTACTGTGTCCACTATCTTTGCTCCGGATATGAACTCTGGAAACGATGCTATTGCTGACAACACCTGGGGGAGGTGTGTGCAGAGGGATGTTGGAGCAGTATCTGTGGTGGTGCCCGGGGATACCGTATTGTGCGACAGCCTGTATGTTCCTGAGGCTGAGGTGACCAATTACGGTGAATTGACAGAAGACTTCGATGTTGAGTTCTTGATCGACACATCAGGGACCTACGTCTATGGAGACACATCAACTGTCTCCCTGCTAGCGCCTGCTGGGACTACGAATGTAACCTTCGCGGGCTGGACAGTCCCTGTAGTGGCTGGCATTAACTACAACATTACTGTGTCCACTATCTTTGCTCCGGATATGAACTCTGGAAACGATGCTATTGCTGACAACACCTGGGGGAGGTGTGTGCTGAGGGATGTTGGAGCCATATCCGTGGTGGTGCCAGGAGATACTGTACTCTGCGACAGCCTGTATGTTCCTGAGGCTGAGGTGAGTAATTTCGGAGAATTTACCGAGTCGTTCTCGGTTGAGTTCCTCATTGACACGTCAGGCGTTAACGTGTACGCGGATACGGTGGATACTGCACTTGCGCCGCCTGACACGCTCAACCTGACTTTCGCTGGTTGGGTAGTTCCTCAGGTGGATGCCATCAGCTATGACATAACGGTGTCCACGATTTTTGCCCTGGATATGAATTCTGCGAATGATGCAGTTGCTGACAGCACCTGGGGTATGTGTCTATGGTTCAGAGATGTGAGTCCCGTTGCCATCACGTGGCCCGTGGACACTGTCTACTGTGACAGTTCTAGTGCAGTGACAGCCCGCGTCACAAACGACGGACAGATCAGCGAGGACTTTTCCGTGGAAG
Encoded proteins:
- a CDS encoding tetratricopeptide repeat protein, producing MSESNRSRLILTVVSVVCALLALFRLISGHFPTARLWGLNHLAYFPLHFRILITVAGLLVCLPAIRTLALRTMERLLAVRIPLNKHLLHLSIAIGSLPVFWFFRSSTPLLGDGTLLITELNQGISTATIRKEPLTVLVNFHLSRLLNRFFSWDVETTCAVIGCVLGVLFVFLVLRFLDFLKVSSATKWLFFTVIVIMGSSQLFFGYLENYTFHYVTVFAYILLGMRFIKGRRHLVLPLLLFLLCFGFHNQAVVLSPSLLFLLVFSLGRRKPIVMRFLTFRNVCAGAIISLFVFAGIYFLKGFHIEGGIFLPLIRPLGRGDLYTLFSGNHLIDIGNQHLLISSSGIILVSALILSSWRKIDWNDPNISFLFLGAFYLLIFNFVADPELGMARDWDLFATSGIGYTVLAVFLVTRVVREKNFARHLGVVLAGTAVVAAVPWFLINANESRSVERFKNLLALGGERTDYGYEVLGIFYRKKGMTDDVISALDNAIEVNAENPRYYIMLGNAYKKKGLYEQAISQHRHAIQMRPNYAPAYINLGSVFARQHRYEEALTAYKKAAELAPRVPETYNNIADAYYHMGKYDLAWKNLRIADSLGFEVNPKFIKALERVSEEPK
- a CDS encoding T9SS type A sorting domain-containing protein — encoded protein: MVKKSLFVALALAVVVVGAMGSYRATSSRPGFPDRPVTAMMPAPDETIIYDDSLLFPIMIFDDIDRYWAVYFPAKPETACSVKAGLISIYVGPPTAPVCSFFVWDEAGGFPGEPPVRESTFIPTGFPAWDRVDVEPVYVTARDFYIGYWLPNAGFPDPEQDVPACDLSGPSGLSWVSMLRPFWDLVPVMFFGYMDLGIRAIVSCYPLPRHDVEPTQLFGLQDTINCADTLRLEAEVFNPGDSTESFDVTIEIDTTGLLVYTSTRPVSNLVPLGRDTVTFDPDWVVPGVDSMDYSVVVYTELAGDDSTENDTLLDSTFSFCVWIDDVGPLGLNAPGDSVWCDSTVDVQAAVRNYGNRSETFYFKILIDDSLGAPVYAESVSVTSLTPGDSNVVFPQWPVPVTDSMNYTVSMITLLAGDIDTINDTLMDAVFSRCFFIRDVGAVSVVMPGDTVLCDSVYTPEAEVTNYGELTEDFDVKFLIDTSGTYVYGDTSTVSLLAPAGTTNVTFTGWTVPVVAGINYNITVSTIFAPDMNSGNDAIADNTWGRCVQRDVGAVSVVVPGDTVLCDSLYVPEAEVTNYGELTEDFDVEFLIDTSGTYVYGDTSTVSLLAPAGTTNVTFAGWTVPVVAGINYNITVSTIFAPDMNSGNDAIADNTWGRCVLRDVGAISVVVPGDTVLCDSLYVPEAEVSNFGEFTESFSVEFLIDTSGVNVYADTVDTALAPPDTLNLTFAGWVVPQVDAISYDITVSTIFALDMNSANDAVADSTWGMCLWFRDVSPVAITWPVDTVYCDSSSAVTARVTNDGQISEDFSVEALIETSGVAIYAETTDVTGLVPNDTTDAVFPAWTVPQLDFFSYDVTITTLLAGDAVGANDTLIGTTYGLCPLHDGGVVTIDAPPETVDVDSTYTPCATVHNYGNRAETFDAICTINGYTDTSTVSNLLPDSSVQVCFQNWSAPGLGQYTMCVKAYVVNDGNAANDSLCQVIESVTGVEESRLFSRVPRRTQVFQNSPNPFSRTTSIEYAISKEAAVRLSVYDATGRVVKVLVAENKLAGYYTANWNGTDENGIAAPSGIYFYKLECGRIVESRKMVIVR